AAAATTGGAGAAACAGCTCGCCTTTATGCAGGATAACGGAGCCGCCTTTTCCTTCACACAATATGTGCGCATGAATGAAGACGGCACAGATACCGGTGCAATCAGCACAGCACCAGCAACCGTGATGTATGAAGACCTCATGAAGCGCTGCGTTATAGGGTGCTTGACGGTAATGCTGGACCGTGAAAGAATTGGCGAACGGCGCATGGTAAATATCCGTACCAGACAAGACTATGCCTTCTGGCTGGAAATTACAAAAGCCGGCTACTTTGCATACGGCCTTCCAGAAGTACTGGCCAGATATCGACTAGTAGGCAACTCCATTTCCAGCAACAAATGGCAAGCAGCAAAACGAAACTGGTACGTATTCCGGGAAGTAGAACAACAACCCCTTCCCCAAACCCTATACTACTTCACCCATTACGTAACCCGTTCCCTAAAGGACTTACTAAAATGGAATGCGAAGAAGTAGAGAAGAAATAACATTTATAATAAGTAAACAACAACGAAACCTTTAGCAAATAGTTTTGGTTAATATAAGTAGTTACAGCAATGTTGTCAGGGTACTAAAATGGAGTGTAGGTGGTAGGTAATATCTGCGGGCGGAATTTTGGAGCTGTAGCGATTATTGAATTTAAATAAATTTGCCAACCATTAATTTTGTTGATGAGAACTGATTATTAAATTATAATTTTGTTTTGCAATAAAAAAGTTAAATGCTGTAAGTAGCGGAGGAAAAACACGGAGACTCCTGTGGGAAAGCGTAGTGTGAAGACCCCGCAGAAAAAAGTGAACTTCTTTTTTCGAGGAGGCTGAGGACAAGCCCACGGAAAGCGTAGTGTTTTTCCGTAGCGGTTGCCAGAAAGCTAAATAACTTTTAACACAATCACACAAACAGTATAAACGAAACAATGTAATGCCACTTATACCATTTTAATCAACAACATTATTTTAGTGTATAATAGCAACCATGCTCAGGAAACCTTCTAATAAGGAACCTGACAAAGAAACGATGAAAAAAGCCCTTTCCCGTTAGGACAACCACAACATGTCCACACTGGAAAGCATTGAAACAATTAGGCGGTGTCAAATTACAATGAAAAACTATATACAAGAGATTTTACGTAGAAAAGATTTACTATTCTACCTCGTAAAGTCCGGACTCAAAGCAGAACACCGAAACAGCTATCTCGGCTACTTCTGGTGGCTGCTCGATCCGTTATTAAACGTACTCGTATTTTACTTTTTAGTCGTCATTATCTTAGATCGCGGCGGAGAAAATTTTGGTTTATTCCTGGTCGTCGGTTTAGTGGTCTGGAGATGGGTATCCACCAGCATGAACTCAGCTTCTAAATCGATTTTAAGATACAGTTCGATTATAAACCAAGTATATTTGCCAAAATCAATATTTCCAATATCCTTTACACTGACGCAATTATTTAACTTTGGATTTGGATTAATTGTCATTGCAGGGTTTCTGATAGGATATGGTGTGTTTCCGGATTGGCATGTAATTTATTTACCAGTCCTTATCCTGATACAGCTGACATTCCACTTAATGCTGGGACTTGTCTTAGGCTATGCCACCATATTTGTTCGGGACATCGACAACTTACTCAGTTACGTGACAAGACTCTTTTTCTACGCATCCCCAATTATTTGGGAAGGCGGACGCTTGCCGCCGGAATATAGTTTCTTTGTCGATATTAACCCGATAGCGGTTATGGTAACATCCTACCGTGATATTTTAATGTATCATCGGGCACCAGATTTTCTGGGGCTGGGCATCATTTTCGTTGCCAGCTTAGCAATCTGTGTCTACATGATTTATTATTACAGTAAGAACGAACACAAGATTATTAAAGCACTATAGTTCATCATGCCCGTAGCACGCTGTGTATTTCCCTCTCTCTTTATAAGGGGAGAGGGTTTTACAGCATGCAGGAGCAGGTTTTTGTACCAAAATGAGAAGCTATTGTGTTATAAAAGAGGTTTTATTATGTCAAATCATGATAATGAAAAAATCGATAAACAGTCCGATAAACAGTCCAAAGAAGAAGTAGTGAAGTCGAAAAATATCGCTGTATCCTTTCATGATAACCGACATGCAGATGATTTAAAATCTACCCTGACCAACGTTTTTAAAAGGAAAAAAAATCAAAAGAAAAAAGAAAAGGTATGGCCGTTAAAAGATATTACCTTTACCGGCTACCAAGGGGAGATTTTAGGAATTATCGGTTCAAACGGTGCCGGCAAAACGACATTGAGCAAGATTATTACCGGTATTCTAGAAAAGGACGCAGGAACGATGCACGTCGATGGGAATGTCACGGCGCTCTTCTCCTTTGGCATGGGCTTTAACAAAGAACTGACTGGAAGAGAAAATGTCTATTTAAATGGCATGATGCTTGGTATTAAGAAGCAGTTGATCAATGATTATATTGAAGATATTCATGCCTTCTCCGAAATCGGGCAGTTTTTTGATCAGCCGATGAAATATTATTCCAGCGGGATGAAGGCACGGCTTGGTTTCAGTGTCGCGTCGCATTTGCAGCCGGAAATTCTTATTTTGGATGAGGCATTAAATACAGGAGACGTGAAATTTGGACAGAAAGCAGCGGAGAAGTTGAAGCAGCTGGTTGCCAACGCCAAAATGGTAGTCATTGTCACCCATAGTTTGCGTTACGCGCAAAAAAACTGTGACCGGTTAATCTGGCTGGATAATGGTTACGTCAAGGAAATTGGGGACCCCAAAACAGTCGTTGAACATTATAAAGCGACCGTTCCGCCAGTTGCACGTCAAAACAGGCAAAAGCGCAGTTTGAATGTTACCAAGACAGAAACCAATGTCAGTGATAAATCGATTCTCAAAGCGGAGGACGTCGGCGTATTTTTCAAGCTTCAAAATAAAAAAGAAAAATACTGGGCGTTAAGACATGTCAATTTTGATATCAAAGAAGGCGAAGTTGTCGGGATTATCGGACATAACGGCGCCGGGAAAAGCACGCTTTGTAAAACGATTACCAATATATTGAAGCCTGATGAAGGAAACCTGACTGTAAACGGGCAGACTTCCTCTCTGCTTGGTTATGGAACGGGCTTTAACGCCCAACTGACGGGCACCGATAATATTTATTTAAATGCGATGCTGTTGGGAATTCCCCGAGAGCGCGTGGATGAAAAATACGATGAGATTATTGAATTCTCCGGGATAAGAAAAGCCATTGATAAACCGGTGAAGCATTACTCTTCCGGAATGAAATCGCGGCTTGGCTTTAGTATCGCGGCTATTTTAAAACCGGATGTATTTATTGTGGACGAGGCCTTGTCTACAGGAGACCTCGCCTTCCAGGAAAAAGCCAGCGTACGTATCCAGGAAATGATGGATCACGCCAAAGCGGTCATCATTGTTTCCCATAGCATGGGATTCGTAGAAAAAGTATGTACCAGAGGCATCTGGATGGAACAAGGACAGGTCAAATTCGACGGCTCAGCAGAAGAAGCAGTCGCTAAATACCGCGAAGCAATGGGCGTTCAGAAAAAGCCAGTAAAGAAGAATACAAGGACAGTAAATGCCAACAAACCAGCCGGAACAAATAATGTACAGAGTGTAGAACAAAAATAAAGTCTTCAATTAAAACATGTTATAATTTAGAGTCAATACTAAAATCAATGATTGAGTTAAGTAAATAAATATGGTTATAACAACTAATTAGCGGAAGAAAAACACGGAGACTCCTGTGGGAATGCGTAGTGTGAAGACCCTGCAGAAAAAAGCGAACTTCTTTTTTACCCGCGGGGCATAAGAGCGACTTTAGCTCTGTCTGCGCCTGCCGGCTTGCCAATCGCTAAGTCTCCTTTATCGAGGAGGCTGAGGACAAGCCCACGGAAAGCGTAGTGTTTTTCTGGAGCGGTAGCTTTTAATATTCATTTATATAATAGTATTTAAAGCTTGTTGAATAAAGGATCAGAGAAAAAATGGTGGTGTCATCATGGCAGGAGTTATCAAAAAAATAGTAGCAGAACCAGTAGACTGGTTTATCTACTCGGTTTTAGGAGAGAAGCAGCGGAAGAAGCTCTTAAACCTCTTAAGCACCCGGCAAAAAGATACAATTAAACGGGTTCTGCTCGGAAAAAAAGAAGCAGAGAGACAGCATCTGAAGCAAATAAAGTACCATTTATATGATTTGGGCTTTATCGATAAAGGGCTGGAAGATTTGGAGATCTATATCGAGGAGGCCAATGACCCGTCCTTAAAAAGAACAGCAGCCTGGGAAAAGGTACTTTGGCATGCCAATCAATATCATGAAAAAGACGCTGCAATTGCGCTGGAGTATATGCCGCTGGCAGAAATGGGCGAACTTCAGCCTGACCAGCAACGGCGCATTGCCATTATCAAAGCAGAACTGCTCGATGCAATCGGCAGGCGAGAGGAAGCAAGCCAAGTGCTAACAGACGCGCTACAAACAGGAGAGCATGCCGATATTTATCTCGCTTTAGCGAACTTGGAAACAGCTATCACGGATCGATTTGTTTATATGAATAAAGCTTTCTCTCTATACAACTTGGATAACATTGCCACAGATGCAACCGGCCAGTATGACGGGCTTCATACCCTGAAAACACAAGATGATACCACGGATGGTCCGCTTATCTCTGTGATTATCCCTGCCTATAATGCCGGGGATGGCATCCGGGTAGCCATTGAATCAATGCTTCATCAGACATGGCAGAACATCGAACTGTTGATTGTCGATGATCATAGCCCGGATAATACCTTAGAGATTGTACAGGAATATGCCGAAAAAGACAGCCGAATCAAGGTATTACAGACACCGCAAAACAGCGGTCCTTATATTGCCAGAAACATTGCCCTGGAAGCAGCATCGGGCGAATTTGTAACAGTGAACGATTCCGATGACTGGTCACATGCTTCTAAATTAGAGGTACAGGCCAAGCATCTGATAGCCAATAAAGACGTAATTGCCAATACGTCGGAACATGCACGGATCACAGAAGAGATGAAACTTTACCGTCGGGGGACGCCTGGAAAATATATTTTCCCGAATATGTCATCGATTATGTTTCGCAGGCAGCCAGTCATGGAGAAACTCGGTTTTTGGGACAGCGTCCGTTTTGCAGCAGATGGCGAATTTAAACGCCGTTTGTTAAAAGCGTTTGGCATACGGGCTTACGCAGATGTGGCAACGGGGCCGTTATCCCTGCCGCGCCAAGCCGTTACATCGTTAACAGGAAGCTCCGCATTTGGCTATAATGGTTTCTTTATGGGAGTACGTAAAGAGTATGTGGAATCATTGGAATACCATCATCAGCAGGCAGCGCATCTTCGCTATGCTTATCCGATGACCGTCCGCCCATTCCCGGTTCCGGAACCGATGTGGCCGGCTAAGGAAGAAAAGACAGAGGGTGTCCGGAAGTTTGACCTTGTGATTGCCGGGGATTTCCGAGCCTTGAATGAAGCGGATTGGCACGTCTTTCATACCTGCTTCCATTCCGAGGCGCATCGAATCGGGCTGGTGCAAATCAATGCTTATGATTTCACCCTTCCGAAAAAAATAGCAGATGCGGTCCGCGAGCACATCGATGGCGACCGTCTGCAGATGCTTGTTTATGGAGAAAAGATTGCTGCCCGAAAAGTGGTGTGCATCAATCCGGCCATTTACCAGTATCAACAGAAGTACCTGCCTCATCTGACAACGGATGAACTGCAGGTTGTGCTGACAGCGTCACCTGACAACGAAGAGAGCTTGAACAACGCTGCTGGGCATATGGAAAACTATTTCGGACAGCCGGGCGTGTGGTTTCCGGCGAATGAACAGATCCAACAGGAAATCGGGCAGATTATTTCAGTAACGGATATCCAACAGGCATATACCAACCGTTTATGGGGAAAGAGTTGTCTTGACGATGAAACAACCAATCAATAAAACAGAACTCCGCACACGTCTCCAGCACGTAGAGGGGGAGTTAGCGATAAAAAGAAAAGAAGAGGAAGCGTTGAAGGAGACTTATAGACACTATAAGTCTGCCTTTTTGTATGCAGACACCTTGAAACGAACAGCAAAAGGCTGGAAAAAAGGCAGTGTTTCCCTGGCAAAAGCTATTCCTTCTTATGCGCTGGGGCGGAGAAATATCAAAAAACTATACAGTAAAGCTTATAAACAAAAGGACGCAAGCAACCAGCTGAAGGCGATCAAGAATTACTTGTATGACCTTGGTTTTGAAGAACGCGCTCTGCGTGATTTGCAGGATAGGCTATACCATTCCGACAATAAATATTTGGTCAAAGCAGTAGCATGGGAACTCGGTTTTTGGTTCGCCAATAAACTGACACCAAATAGAGCTGCACAAGCGCATGTCTATTTAGAAATAGCGTTGGAAGAAGAACAAAATACGGATATACGCCGTCGTATTATCATCCTCCTCGCCGAAACGTATAAAATAATGGGACAATCTTCTAAAGGTATGCAGCTGATCAAAGATGCCCTTCAACAGGATAAGCATCCGGACTTATTACTGGCACTGGCTAACCTGTGCTCCAATCCGGATGACCGCATCTTTTGGATCAATGAAGTCCTCCGTGCCTATCAGCTGGAGCCGCTTTTTATCAATCAGAAAATCGCAGGCGGCTATCTCTATGATCAATTGGACACCAACCCGATTCAGATAAAAGAGGAGCTGGATGAACAGCCGAAAATAACGGTTATCATCCCGGCATACCATTCGGAATCGGGCATTTCTGTTGCATTACGGTCGCTGACAAAGCAGACCTGGACCAATCTGGAAATCATCGTGGTGGACGACTGCAGTCCGGACGAGACCGCTGCGGTAGTCAAAGCATGGATGCAGCAGGACGAGCGGATTCAACTCCTGCAGACAGAAACCAATTCCGGTCCGTATGCGGCCAGAAATATTGCCCTGAATCAAGCTACGGGAGCGTTGGTGACCATTAACGATGCAGACGACTGGTCGCACCCGCGAAAAATAGAAATGCAGGCACGCCATCTGCTGAACAATCCGGATGTTATCGCCAATACATCGGAGCATGCCAGACTGACAGAGGATTTATATCTATACCGCAGAGGCATGCCGGGAAAATATATTTTTTCCAATATGTCATCAATTATGTTCCGCAGACGTCCTGTTTTAGAAAAGGTCGGCTACTGGGATCAGGTGCGCTTTGCCGCAGACAGTGAATTTAAAAAACGGCTGGCGCTCACCTTTGGAGCGGAGAAGGTACAAGACGTGCCAACCGGACCGCTTTCTTTCCCGATGCAGTCTTCCGGTTCGTTAACGGGCAGCTCTTCCTTTGGATATAATGGCTTTTTAATGGGAGCGCGCAAGGAATATGCGGAAGCACATAACCGGATGCACCAGCAGGCAGATAGTCTCTATTTTCCTTATCAGCAACAGACGCGCCCTTTTCCGGTACCCAAGCCGATGCTGGAAAAAGGAGCCCTGCATCAGGTCGATGTGGTCTATATCGCTGATTTTCGACGCTATGACAAGGAGATATGGAAGGAAATCAATATCCTGAAGGAAATAGGTCTTACCATCGGCCTGATTCAATGCGGAATATATGATTTGAAACAAACCAAGTTTATTCATGCGAAAGTCAGAGAGCATCTCGATGGAGAACAAGTAAGCATGCTTGTATACGGCGAAAAAGCAGCAGCACAGCTGACCATCATTAAAAACCCGCTGATTTTTCAGGATAAACAGCGCTATCTGCCGGAACTGCAGAGCCCTGCAGCCAAAGTCATTATCGATCAAGTGCCGGCGAAAAACAATACAGCATACAGCATGCGCCGCGCTGCCATGCGGCTGCACCGTTATCTGGGGCATCCTGCAACATGGTATCCGGCAAGTACGGAAATCAGAGAACAACTGATTGAAGAACAAAGCCATAGTCTGCGTTATTATCCTGTGGCAGCTTTCAATTGGACGAATGAAAAACAGGCATTTATCAATATGCTGCAGGATAATTTTGTGATTCACAGTAAATCCGGCACTGTTCCCGAAAAGAAACAGGAGGAAGGAGAACAAGAAGATGGCAGAGGATAAATCATATGAAGCATTGATTGATCAGCTTATCGAAAAAGAAGCACAACTGGATCATACCAAAGCAAGTATCGCCAAGACAGATAAACAAATCAAAAAAATCATGAAGAGCAATACGTATCAAAAAACAGCTTCTGTCCGCAAGCTCCTTCCTTCCGGGAAAGAAAAAGACAATTATATTGCGTATTTAGAAGAACAGCTCCTGAACAAGCAATCAGAAGAGCTTTTGCTGAAGGAACAGTTATTGGAAGCGCAGCAAGAACAGGAGCAATTGGATTATGATACACTGTGGCGATATATCAAAGAAAAGAAAGATACCGGACAAATCATTTCTGAATTAGATAAACGCATCGAACAGAAAAAGCTAGAAGACCGTCATTTCCGGTATATCCTGGAAGCAACGGCACGCCAGTTTCAACAAGAAGAAACAGCCTTTAAACAGCGTGTTTTCACGAAAGTATTAGAAGGGGCAAGAGAACATGCCTCGGAATTCATGGTACGGGCAGGGTTGACGGAAGAGCCAGTGTCCCTTTCGGATGTTGCCTCCTATCGTGCCTGTATGAATATGCGGGTTCGACAGTACCAATTGGCTGGCACCTTGCCGGAATATACGCTGGATGATAAGCAAGTAGCTTACCGGTTTATGCAAAAACAAGGAATGCGTACACCGCATAGTCCAGAAGAGATATATACGATCGATACACTGCCGGAACAAGAAAATATCGTCATCAAGCCGGCAGATGGAGCTGGAGGACGTGGCGTTTACATTGTATACGGTTCTAGTGATATAATAAGTGTAAAGACAGGAGAGACATTATCCAACTGGTCGCTGCTGAAGCACCGGATGGAGAAGGACCTTTTGGAAAAGAAAGTCGCACAGGATGCGTGGCGTATCGAAGAATTAATCTTGGAAGATACCGACAAAAAAGTATCCGGACGTGACGTGAAATTTTATTGCTTTTACGGCAAGGTTGGCGTTGTCTTAGAAATCATCCGGACCCCGGAGATGACATACTGCTGGTGGGATGGACAAGGGGAACGCATTCAAACCGGAAAATATGACGATAAAGCATTTCAAGGGAAAGGTGTCTCCAAAGAAGAAATCGACATGGCAGAGCGAATCAGCAGTCAAATTCCCAGTCCGTTTATGCGAATCGACTTTTTAAGGTCCGAGGATGGACTTATTTTTGGAGAATTTACACCGAAACCAGGCAACTATGAGGCATTTAATGATAAAATAGATACGTATTTAGGAAATTTATTTATCGAAGCGCAAGCAAAATTGGATAAAGACTTGCTTCAGGGGAAGGTATTTGAGATATTTAAAGAAGCATAGCAGGAAAATGATGAATTAAAATGGATAAATCAGGAGGATCAGGGCATGAGTGAGAATAATGCCGAATGGCTAGCGCATTTGACATCAGAAGTCATTTCTGATGTACACGGAAGTTTATTAGATGCATACGTTATTGCACTGGAAGGATGGCGCAGAGGTCTGAAATTAAGATGGCACGTGGAAAATTCGGAAAAATTCAGTGAAATGGTTACATGGTATACAGACAGACCAGGACAATTATTTTCATTAAGTTCAGCGAACCGCACGCATTATTTCTTCCGTTCCAGAGGCGATAAAGTAACCAATGAAGCGGTCTATACCGGAAAAGATAAGGGAAACTCCCTAGAACATTTGCGGAAGAATGGGGTAGCTGTGCCAAACGGGAAAATATTCACTGGCGATGAAAGCAAAGAAGCCATCAAGAAATACGCGGAAGAACTCGGTTTTCCGGTTGTCTTAAAGCCAAAAGACGGCAGCTTTGGCCGCGGCGTCTTTGTGAACATTACCAGCCCAGCGGAATTGGAGGCATGTCTGGACTATACCAAAGAGCTGGGAACCGATGAGGATCTCATTGTGGAGCAGCATATCGCCGGAAAAGATTACCGCATTTATATTGTAGGAGATGAAGTTGTCGGAGCAATGCATCGTCAGCCGCCAAACGTTGTCGGAGATGGTGTACATACGCTGGAACAGTTAATCGATCAGAAAAATGCAGAGCGGGAAAAAAATCCGCGTCTGGTGAGCTGTCTGATTACGGTAAACGATGAGTTAACAGACTTTATTGCCAGAGAAGGGCGAACACTCACGTCGATTCCTGAAAAGAATGAGCTTGTCTATTTAAACTTCAAAGGCAATATCTCACTTGGCGGCGATCCGATTGATGTGTTGGACGACCTGTCTGCAGAAGTGAAAGAAACCGCCTTGCAAGCCATACGTTCTGTGGAAGGACTGACACACGGAGCAGTTGACTTAATGGTGAACGAAGCGGATAACCAGGCCTATGTGATTGAACTGAATCCTACAGCACAGCTGGGCGGATTATTATATCCAATCCAGGGGAAATCACGGGATATTCCTAAAGCAATCATGGATTATTACTTCCCGGAAACAAAAGAAAATAAAGTAACGCAGATTAACACTTTCTTCGACTTTCATGATGTATTGGACCCGCTCCAAAATCGGGATGCAACAGTGACAACCGTCACACCATGCCCGCAGCAGAAAGTCTATATGAAGAAATACATTGTTGTCGGTGATGTCCTGGACATCGGCTATCATCGCGGCCTTCGCAAACAGGCATTTGAACGGGAGCTGCACGGATATATCATGACTAAAGAAATTGGCGATATCGAAATCGTGGTTGCCGGCACAGATCCGGAAATGGTAGAAGACTTCAAGCACGGCATCTGGGAAGATGAAGAACGGGCATCCGTGATGGAAGTATTAGAAGAAGAGGTGGACGAGCCGGTTAAAGTCGGTTTCGAAATCAAAACAGACCTGAAAACACAGATAGAAGAATTGAAATGGTACCAACGGGAACTGGAAGAAACAGAGCTTGCACTGAAGAAAGCAGAATTAAGACGGAGAAAGCATTATGAAAGCCTCTCTTGGAAGGCAACCTCGCCGATTCGTGCGGTTGGCTCGGTTTTCAAGAAGTTTAAGGGATAAGGATTAGCGGATTAAAGGATGTTCAAAAAGTTCAATAAAAAAGACACGGTGAATTTCATTGGACTTTTTGAACTTGGACGATAACAGGAGGATATGAACATGAAAGATAATCAGTTAGGGATAAGTCTTCCACATCTGAATAATGAGATGGTAAGAAATGCGAGAAAAACACGTCTCGATGCATTTTCCGTTGCATTAGAAGGATGGCGGAGAGGCCTCAAACTAAAATGGTATACAAAGGATTCCGAGCACTTTGAAAATATGGTTATTTTTGGAGTGAACCCGCCCGGCCGTCTATTTTCGTTAACTTCAGAGAAGCAGACACATTACTTCTTTCGGACAAGAGGAGATTTGGTTTCCAATGAGGCAGTAGAAGTTGGATCAGAAAAAGATGATACCAAAATCTATCTTGGCAATGCAGGCGTCCCTGTACCCAAAGGAAAAGGCTTTGAAGCAGAAGCAACCAATGAAGAAATCATCGCATTCGCAGAATCAGTCGGTTTTCCGATGGTTTTAAAACCGACCAATGCCAGTCTGGGAAATGGTGTCGTAACCAATATTAAAAATCATGAACAATTACTGAAAGCAATCCACTATGTCCGGCGTGAATTGGAGTATGAAGAAGTCGTGCTGGAACAGTACGTCAGCGGAAAAGAATATCGTGTCTATGTGGTGGGAGATGAAGTCATCGCTGCCTACAACCGTGTACCTGCCAACATTATGGGGGACGGAGAACATACCATTGAACAATTAATCGATATTAAAAACGCGGTACGAAGAAAAAATGCACGTCTTAACAGCTGTCTGATTCATATGGATGTAGAAATTCTTGAATTTATCCAGGAAGCAGGCTATACCCTGGAGAGCGTTCCTGAAAAAGGCGAAGTTATTTACTTACGGGAAAAAACCAACGTATCCTCCGGCGGTGATCCCGTAGACGTCACTGATACCATGCCGGAAGAATATAAGCAAATTGCGATTAAAGCATTAAAAGCAATCGATGATTTCCCGCAAGGCGGTGTTGATATTATTGTTAATGACCGCAGTGATGTAAGAGGAGAAGCAGTGGTGATTGAGTTAAACCCGACTGCACAAATCGGCGGCGCCCTTTTCCCGATTGAAGGAAAATCAAGAGATATACCGAAAGCCATTATTGATTA
The nucleotide sequence above comes from Oceanobacillus timonensis. Encoded proteins:
- a CDS encoding glycosyltransferase family 2 protein, with the protein product MRDKKPIISVITPTYNSERFIAETIESVQAQTFTDWEMNIVDDCSTDRTAEIVKSYAEEDNRIHLTVLTENQGSAISRNTAMDQAKGRYFAFLDSDDLWLPEKLEKQLAFMQDNGAAFSFTQYVRMNEDGTDTGAISTAPATVMYEDLMKRCVIGCLTVMLDRERIGERRMVNIRTRQDYAFWLEITKAGYFAYGLPEVLARYRLVGNSISSNKWQAAKRNWYVFREVEQQPLPQTLYYFTHYVTRSLKDLLKWNAKK
- a CDS encoding ABC transporter permease, yielding MKNYIQEILRRKDLLFYLVKSGLKAEHRNSYLGYFWWLLDPLLNVLVFYFLVVIILDRGGENFGLFLVVGLVVWRWVSTSMNSASKSILRYSSIINQVYLPKSIFPISFTLTQLFNFGFGLIVIAGFLIGYGVFPDWHVIYLPVLILIQLTFHLMLGLVLGYATIFVRDIDNLLSYVTRLFFYASPIIWEGGRLPPEYSFFVDINPIAVMVTSYRDILMYHRAPDFLGLGIIFVASLAICVYMIYYYSKNEHKIIKAL
- a CDS encoding ABC transporter ATP-binding protein, which codes for MSNHDNEKIDKQSDKQSKEEVVKSKNIAVSFHDNRHADDLKSTLTNVFKRKKNQKKKEKVWPLKDITFTGYQGEILGIIGSNGAGKTTLSKIITGILEKDAGTMHVDGNVTALFSFGMGFNKELTGRENVYLNGMMLGIKKQLINDYIEDIHAFSEIGQFFDQPMKYYSSGMKARLGFSVASHLQPEILILDEALNTGDVKFGQKAAEKLKQLVANAKMVVIVTHSLRYAQKNCDRLIWLDNGYVKEIGDPKTVVEHYKATVPPVARQNRQKRSLNVTKTETNVSDKSILKAEDVGVFFKLQNKKEKYWALRHVNFDIKEGEVVGIIGHNGAGKSTLCKTITNILKPDEGNLTVNGQTSSLLGYGTGFNAQLTGTDNIYLNAMLLGIPRERVDEKYDEIIEFSGIRKAIDKPVKHYSSGMKSRLGFSIAAILKPDVFIVDEALSTGDLAFQEKASVRIQEMMDHAKAVIIVSHSMGFVEKVCTRGIWMEQGQVKFDGSAEEAVAKYREAMGVQKKPVKKNTRTVNANKPAGTNNVQSVEQK
- a CDS encoding glycosyltransferase family 2 protein encodes the protein MAGVIKKIVAEPVDWFIYSVLGEKQRKKLLNLLSTRQKDTIKRVLLGKKEAERQHLKQIKYHLYDLGFIDKGLEDLEIYIEEANDPSLKRTAAWEKVLWHANQYHEKDAAIALEYMPLAEMGELQPDQQRRIAIIKAELLDAIGRREEASQVLTDALQTGEHADIYLALANLETAITDRFVYMNKAFSLYNLDNIATDATGQYDGLHTLKTQDDTTDGPLISVIIPAYNAGDGIRVAIESMLHQTWQNIELLIVDDHSPDNTLEIVQEYAEKDSRIKVLQTPQNSGPYIARNIALEAASGEFVTVNDSDDWSHASKLEVQAKHLIANKDVIANTSEHARITEEMKLYRRGTPGKYIFPNMSSIMFRRQPVMEKLGFWDSVRFAADGEFKRRLLKAFGIRAYADVATGPLSLPRQAVTSLTGSSAFGYNGFFMGVRKEYVESLEYHHQQAAHLRYAYPMTVRPFPVPEPMWPAKEEKTEGVRKFDLVIAGDFRALNEADWHVFHTCFHSEAHRIGLVQINAYDFTLPKKIADAVREHIDGDRLQMLVYGEKIAARKVVCINPAIYQYQQKYLPHLTTDELQVVLTASPDNEESLNNAAGHMENYFGQPGVWFPANEQIQQEIGQIISVTDIQQAYTNRLWGKSCLDDETTNQ
- a CDS encoding glycosyltransferase family 2 protein → MKQPINKTELRTRLQHVEGELAIKRKEEEALKETYRHYKSAFLYADTLKRTAKGWKKGSVSLAKAIPSYALGRRNIKKLYSKAYKQKDASNQLKAIKNYLYDLGFEERALRDLQDRLYHSDNKYLVKAVAWELGFWFANKLTPNRAAQAHVYLEIALEEEQNTDIRRRIIILLAETYKIMGQSSKGMQLIKDALQQDKHPDLLLALANLCSNPDDRIFWINEVLRAYQLEPLFINQKIAGGYLYDQLDTNPIQIKEELDEQPKITVIIPAYHSESGISVALRSLTKQTWTNLEIIVVDDCSPDETAAVVKAWMQQDERIQLLQTETNSGPYAARNIALNQATGALVTINDADDWSHPRKIEMQARHLLNNPDVIANTSEHARLTEDLYLYRRGMPGKYIFSNMSSIMFRRRPVLEKVGYWDQVRFAADSEFKKRLALTFGAEKVQDVPTGPLSFPMQSSGSLTGSSSFGYNGFLMGARKEYAEAHNRMHQQADSLYFPYQQQTRPFPVPKPMLEKGALHQVDVVYIADFRRYDKEIWKEINILKEIGLTIGLIQCGIYDLKQTKFIHAKVREHLDGEQVSMLVYGEKAAAQLTIIKNPLIFQDKQRYLPELQSPAAKVIIDQVPAKNNTAYSMRRAAMRLHRYLGHPATWYPASTEIREQLIEEQSHSLRYYPVAAFNWTNEKQAFINMLQDNFVIHSKSGTVPEKKQEEGEQEDGRG
- a CDS encoding ATP-grasp fold amidoligase family protein — encoded protein: MAEDKSYEALIDQLIEKEAQLDHTKASIAKTDKQIKKIMKSNTYQKTASVRKLLPSGKEKDNYIAYLEEQLLNKQSEELLLKEQLLEAQQEQEQLDYDTLWRYIKEKKDTGQIISELDKRIEQKKLEDRHFRYILEATARQFQQEETAFKQRVFTKVLEGAREHASEFMVRAGLTEEPVSLSDVASYRACMNMRVRQYQLAGTLPEYTLDDKQVAYRFMQKQGMRTPHSPEEIYTIDTLPEQENIVIKPADGAGGRGVYIVYGSSDIISVKTGETLSNWSLLKHRMEKDLLEKKVAQDAWRIEELILEDTDKKVSGRDVKFYCFYGKVGVVLEIIRTPEMTYCWWDGQGERIQTGKYDDKAFQGKGVSKEEIDMAERISSQIPSPFMRIDFLRSEDGLIFGEFTPKPGNYEAFNDKIDTYLGNLFIEAQAKLDKDLLQGKVFEIFKEA
- a CDS encoding acylphosphatase, encoding MSENNAEWLAHLTSEVISDVHGSLLDAYVIALEGWRRGLKLRWHVENSEKFSEMVTWYTDRPGQLFSLSSANRTHYFFRSRGDKVTNEAVYTGKDKGNSLEHLRKNGVAVPNGKIFTGDESKEAIKKYAEELGFPVVLKPKDGSFGRGVFVNITSPAELEACLDYTKELGTDEDLIVEQHIAGKDYRIYIVGDEVVGAMHRQPPNVVGDGVHTLEQLIDQKNAEREKNPRLVSCLITVNDELTDFIAREGRTLTSIPEKNELVYLNFKGNISLGGDPIDVLDDLSAEVKETALQAIRSVEGLTHGAVDLMVNEADNQAYVIELNPTAQLGGLLYPIQGKSRDIPKAIMDYYFPETKENKVTQINTFFDFHDVLDPLQNRDATVTTVTPCPQQKVYMKKYIVVGDVLDIGYHRGLRKQAFERELHGYIMTKEIGDIEIVVAGTDPEMVEDFKHGIWEDEERASVMEVLEEEVDEPVKVGFEIKTDLKTQIEELKWYQRELEETELALKKAELRRRKHYESLSWKATSPIRAVGSVFKKFKG